One Brassica napus cultivar Da-Ae chromosome C4, Da-Ae, whole genome shotgun sequence genomic region harbors:
- the LOC106373105 gene encoding uncharacterized protein LOC106373105, translating into MVSLSLQATKPYSISVEAAASAAVSSPSVLDSSHANVQCEEELHDTSAVSSEKMSLEPDPRWPYLKKWLVTASPSPQLPRSVPPLLKSKTLEPEEDVPQPLMNSSCSPESGEEIITSSKEMVSLIHNHSQMTVQDPKNAREGMIDPQQMLQPDSSLSPATSSPSPSLGAWTIPLKMASFNSMGTDKKRQGAISIKLLGRLPVALFYEPSPFIKAASQEYPWAAKMKSVCNLNRVTFPEYLEDGTPKVTVSSHVLLQGIQNQKEYVVGQFYCCSAPAGGESSYLFHIPDDGTRKFVIQRGIWHVDDCLMFVSAWSPAETIILPEIKTIPVWLSLKNIPNQLYSFEGIKWIASGIGEPMLTYKPWLDPTLMGEAKILVEVKLDRPFAQRVAIEDESGSVSMVDVVYSWLPSKCARCGQLGHKASRCLGQPLDPTRSTKTSSPVSRDVESSVTLANEANNMVRDKEDRDATVTVSHPPTPSVEATSDPILTLVATINKPIDKITIIENESKMEAKQDTTFSLKGKVEQSSPNTNSEHLSTHSITGNTTSNSHTPLVSSKETPFSSNHVSTNSAPADCSIRISLSSSKLLTNRFSSLISSDELDPKEYLSPQGKVFLRERPVKPSTKAKEMQLHSVARGRGNRNRGNRGRNRGGRG; encoded by the exons atggtatctctctctcttcaggCGACAAAACCCTACTCCATCTCCGTTGAAGCTGCCGCCTCCGCCGCGGTTTCGTCGCCATCTGTTCTA GATTCTTCTCACGCTAATGTTCAGTGTGAAGAGGAACTCCATGATACTAGTGCTGTCTCCTCTGAAAAAATGTCTCTAGAGCCAGATCCCCGCTGGCCGTATCTAAAGAAGTGGTTGGTGACTGCCTCTCCTTCTCCTCAACTTCCCCGGTCCGTTCCTCCTCTTCTAAAATCAAAAACTCTTGAACCGGAAGAGGATGTACCGCAGCCATTAATGAACTCCTCTTGTTCTCCGGAATCGGGAGAGGAAATCATCACTTCCTCTAAAGAGATGGTCTCCTTGATACATAACCATTCGCAGATGACGGTTCAAGACCCTAAGAATGCTCGGGAGGGTATGATTGATCCTCAACAAATGTTACAACCTGACTCCAGCTTATCTCCAGCTACATCCTCGCCTTCTCCATCTCTAGGAGCCTGGACGATTCCGCTTAAGATGGCTTCTTTCAATTCGATGGGAACTGACAAAAAAAGGCAAGGGGCCATCTCAATCAAGCTTCTCGGACGACTCCCAGTGGCCTTGTTT TATGAGCCTAGTCCTTTTATCAAGGCTGCTTCCCAAGAATATCCATGGGCAGCAAAGATGAAATCAGTCTGCAATCTCAATAGGGTTACTTTCCCTGAATACTTGGAGGATGGAACCCCTAAGGTAACTGTTTCAAGTCATGTACTTCTTCAAGGAATTCAGAATCAAAAAGAATATGTGGTTGGTCAGTTCTATTGTTGCTCTGCGCCTGCTGGAG GAGAATCATCATACTTGTTTCATATTCCGGATGATGGTACTCGCAAGTTTGTTATCCAAAGGGGGATATGGCATGTTGATGACTGCTTGATGTTTGTTTCTGCTTGGTCTCCGGCTGAAACAATTATTTTACCAGAAATCAAGACTATCCCAGTTTGGTTGTCTCTCAAGAATATACCAAATCAACTCTACTCTTTTGAAGGAATCAAATGGATCGCTTCAGGTATTGGTGAGCCGATGCTTACGTACAAACCTTGGCTTGATCCTACTTTAATGGGAGAAGCAAAAATTTTGGTTGAGGTCAAGTTAGATAGGCCTTTTGCTCAGAGAGTAGCTATTGAGGATGAGAGTGGATCTGTCTCAATGGTTGATGTTGTGTACTCTTGGCTGCCTTCGAAGTGTGCAAGATGTGGTCAACTGGGCCATAAAGCGTCACGATGTTTGGGACAGCCGCTTGATCCAACTAGGAGCACCAAGACATCATCTCCAGTATCAAGAGATGTTGAATCAAGTGTTACTTTAGCAAATGAAGCAAATAATATGGTCAGGGACAAAGAGGACAGAGATGCTACTGTAACTGTCTCACACCCTCCAACTCCAAGTGTGGAAGCTACTTCTGATCCAATCCTGACTCTAGTAGCTACCATAAACAAGCCTATTGATAAGATCACCATTATTGAGAATGAATCAAAGATGGAAGCAAAGCAAGATACCACATTCTCACTAAAAGGAAAGGTTGAACAGAGCTCTCCAAATACTAACTCTGAACACTTGTCTACACACTCAATCACAGGTAATACTACAAGCAACTCTCACACACCTTTGGTTTCTTCAAAAGAAACTCCATTTTCTTCCAATCATGTCTCTACCAATTCTGCTCCAGCGGATTGTTCAATCCGCATTAGCTTATCAAGCTCTAAATTACTCACCAATCGATTTAGCTCTTTAATTTCATCTGACGAGTTGGACCCAAAGGAATATTTGTCTCCTCAAGGTAAAGTTTTTCTTCGGGAAAGACCTGTTAAACCCTCTACAAAGGCTAAAGAGATGCAGTTGCATTCCGTAGCTCGTGGACGTGGTAACCGCAACCGTGGTAATCGTGGTCGTAATAGAGGTGGTCGTGGCTAA
- the LOC106374426 gene encoding probable WRKY transcription factor 59 translates to MNYPSNPSPNFIDFPKTFTSDDYDDAFQMIMEQISLEDHSPTLSWTSSEKLLAAEVTSPLQTSLVTSPMSLEIGDKTDEIKKRKRHKDGPIIHVFKTKSIEEIALDDGFKWRKYGKKPIRGSPFPRHYHKCSNPNCIVKKKIERDTSNPDYVLTTYEGRHNHPSPSVVYCDSDDFDLTSLNILSFQTRTYNYSHSAP, encoded by the exons ATGAACTACCCTTCAAACCCTAGCCCTAATTTCATAGATTTCCCTAAAACTTTCACATCCGATGATTATGATGATGCTTTTCAGATGATCATGGAACAAATCAGCCTCGAGGATCACTCACCCACCTTGAGTTGGACTTCATCTGAGAAATTACTGGCTGCAGAAGTCACAAGCCCCCTTCAAACAAGCCTAGTTACCTCACCTATGAGCCTTGAAAT agGGGACAAAACTGAtgagatcaagaagaggaagagacacAAAGATGGTCCGATTATTCACGTGTTTAAAACGAAATCTATTGAAGAAATTGCTTTAGATGACGGATTTAAATGGAGGAAATACGGCAAGAAACCGATAAGGGGCAGTCCATTTCCGAG GCATTATCACAAGTGTTCGAACCCCAATTGCATCGTGAAGAAGAAGATCGAGAGAGATACGAGCAATCCTGATTATGTGTTGACAACTTACGAAGGGAGACATAATCACCCAAGCCCTTCTGTGGTTTATTGTGATTCAGACGACTTTGATCTTACCTCTCTCAACATTTTGTCTTTTCAGACACGTACTTATAATTATTCACATTCAGCTCCGTGA
- the LOC125586125 gene encoding uncharacterized protein LOC125586125, with protein MQKALENSCGLFNNNRKQIPVWYLHGENGYESGSTSEPQPVDRLEEPDVDYAVGTEQMIYEWKQLWLAGKTPKFINPTVWLDLQNHWVDQDTIDKSNKNSATHKSDCGGKGVYVHNLGACSMSSKEDELKEALLASQPISDDDSSAASTNMTRARINEMVEEAVPKKKGRLVGLARRASSCPSSSQAPFAPPDLMIIQQLQNKDDRIVALETQNARILAELAGQKKTNEEILEKMKCLFRAEFS; from the exons atgCAGAAGGCATTGGAGAATTCATGCGGCTTGTTCAACAACAACCGGAAGCAAATAccg GTTTGGTATCTTCATGGGGAAAATGGTTATGAAtctggtagtactagcgaacctcagcctgttgaTAGGTTAGAAGAACCGGATGTAGATTATGCTGtcggtactgagcagatg ATATATGAGTGGAAGCAGCTATGGCTCGCCGGAAAGACACCAAAATTCATCAACCCAACGGTTTGGTTAGATTTGCAGAATCATTGGGTGGACCAGGACACTATAGATAAATCCAACAAAAACTCAGCCACCCACAAGAGCGATTGTGGCGGGAAAGGCGTTTATGTCCACAACCTCGGTGCTTGCAGTATGTCTTCTAAAGaagatgaactt AAAGAAGCATTACTTGCTTCTCAGCCTATCTCAGATGACGATTCCTCTGCAGCATCCACGAACATGACCCGAGCTCGAATTAACGAAATGGTGGAagag gcggttccaaagaagaaaggTCGTTTGGTTGGTTTGGCTCGGCGTGCTTCTTCTTGTCCTTCCTCTTCACAAGCTCCGTTTGCTCCTCCTGATCTGATGATTATACAGCAGCTGCAgaacaaggatgatcggattGTGGCGCTGGAGACGCAGAACGCCAGAATTCTTGCTGAATTAGCGGGTCAGAAGAAGACAAACGAAGAGAtattggagaagatgaaatgtttgtTTCGTGCTGAATTTTCTtag